The following proteins come from a genomic window of Winogradskyella sp. PC-19:
- the corA gene encoding magnesium/cobalt transporter CorA, with amino-acid sequence MIKKRKERTQNSKKHIGKVPGTMVYTGEKSKESLHIHSFDYTKQNVEEVILDNIEAAAGYKDTKSVTWININGLNYTKEIAGIGDQYGLHPLVLEHIVNTSQRPKIDEYDDYIFVVLKMLYYDKNEKIVIEQVSLVLGENYVLSFQEAEGDVFDTIRNRLRQNKGRIRGLKSDYLMYTLIDAVVDNYFSIIETLGNKIEDLETELFAGTSREGLNIEVQQLKREILKVRRAIFPLREIINRIEKGEHQLINTRTITYYRDIYDHLIQVSENIDIYREMIWSLMDMYMTTISNRMNEVMKVLTIISTIFIPLTFLAGIYGMNFEYIPELQYKYGYFVLIGVMLLMFVLLLFFFKKKKWL; translated from the coding sequence ATGATTAAAAAGCGTAAAGAAAGAACTCAAAATTCAAAAAAGCACATTGGTAAAGTACCAGGTACAATGGTGTACACTGGTGAAAAATCTAAAGAGAGTCTGCATATCCACTCTTTTGATTACACCAAGCAAAATGTAGAAGAAGTTATTTTAGATAATATTGAAGCAGCTGCAGGTTATAAAGATACAAAATCTGTTACTTGGATAAATATTAATGGCCTTAATTACACAAAAGAAATTGCTGGTATTGGAGACCAATATGGACTACATCCTTTGGTCTTAGAACATATTGTTAATACTAGCCAACGCCCAAAAATTGACGAGTATGATGATTATATTTTTGTAGTCTTAAAAATGCTCTACTATGATAAAAACGAAAAAATTGTCATCGAACAAGTTAGCTTGGTATTAGGTGAAAATTACGTGTTATCATTTCAAGAAGCCGAAGGAGATGTGTTCGATACCATCCGCAACAGATTACGTCAAAACAAAGGGCGAATTCGAGGATTAAAATCTGATTACTTGATGTACACTTTGATAGATGCTGTAGTAGACAATTACTTTAGCATCATAGAAACTTTGGGTAATAAAATTGAAGACTTAGAAACTGAGCTTTTTGCTGGTACATCAAGAGAAGGCTTAAATATCGAAGTACAACAACTAAAACGAGAAATACTTAAAGTTAGACGTGCTATATTTCCTCTTCGCGAAATTATAAATCGTATTGAAAAAGGAGAACACCAACTTATCAACACGCGTACAATTACCTACTACAGAGATATTTATGACCATTTAATTCAAGTTTCAGAAAACATAGACATTTATCGTGAAATGATTTGGAGTCTCATGGATATGTATATGACAACCATTAGTAATAGAATGAATGAGGTCATGAAAGTATTGACTATTATCTCTACTATTTTTATACCCTTAACTTTTTTGGCTGGTATATATGGGATGAATTTTGAATACATACCTGAGCTGCAATATAAGTATGGTTATTTTGTACTCATAGGTGTTATGCTACTCATGTTTGTATTACTTTTATTTTTCTTCAAAAAGAAAAAGTGGCTTTAA
- a CDS encoding mechanosensitive ion channel domain-containing protein — MYTFYKTYQSEIIYSAILLVILLIIRAIIVLTVKKIGKRSGTSEVRANLIGRYVTVTIFLIGFLIEAFILGADTDDISLVFSSVFAVIGIALFAIWSILSNVTSGVIMFFSFPYKVGDKIKIHDKDYPIEAIIEDIRAFQLILREDNGDLVTYPNNLILQKAVTLIQKDALDETL; from the coding sequence ATGTATACTTTTTACAAAACGTATCAATCTGAAATTATATATTCTGCGATACTATTGGTTATTCTGCTAATCATCAGAGCAATCATAGTTTTGACTGTCAAAAAAATTGGTAAACGAAGTGGTACTTCAGAAGTGCGTGCTAATCTTATCGGACGTTATGTAACAGTAACAATCTTCTTAATTGGTTTTTTAATAGAGGCTTTTATTCTAGGTGCTGATACAGATGATATTTCTTTGGTATTTTCATCAGTATTTGCAGTTATTGGTATAGCTCTGTTTGCTATTTGGTCAATCCTTAGTAACGTCACGTCTGGTGTAATCATGTTTTTCTCATTTCCATATAAGGTCGGTGATAAAATAAAAATCCATGATAAAGATTACCCAATAGAAGCCATTATTGAAGATATTAGAGCTTTTCAGCTAATTCTACGAGAGGACAATGGTGATTTAGTAACCTATCCGAATAATTTAATTCTACAAAAAGCTGTAACTTTAATTCAGAAAGATGCACTCGACGAAACTTTATAA
- a CDS encoding septum formation inhibitor Maf: MKRIVYSILVSSLLFSCNNEDKKATSKEIAEAKIKTENTKPAQKLSKDFRNYWYAGEAEISSYKLEQARYGEMRDGNAVLVFVTEDFLPDVQVKADNYSKDNIPVLKLNATKNFNTGIYPYSVMQSTFYPVSNNKHALKVSASIQEWCGHVYAQLNNRDDFEIMSHSYFQSEADQNLTLDKVITENQIWTQLRINPKSLPTGNINVLPSLEFLRLKHVKFKALKANAKLDNETYSIYYPNLDRTLTINFTETFPYDITGWEETYPDGYGQNAKMLTTKATKIKTIKSAYWGKNYNTDEVLRETLGLQ, from the coding sequence ATGAAACGTATCGTTTATTCAATTTTAGTAAGCTCACTCCTATTTTCGTGTAATAATGAAGACAAAAAAGCTACTTCAAAAGAAATTGCGGAAGCAAAAATAAAAACAGAAAATACAAAACCAGCTCAAAAATTATCTAAAGACTTTAGAAACTATTGGTATGCTGGTGAAGCAGAGATTTCTTCTTATAAATTGGAACAAGCACGTTATGGAGAAATGCGAGATGGCAATGCCGTTCTGGTATTTGTAACAGAAGATTTTTTACCAGATGTACAGGTCAAAGCTGATAATTATAGTAAAGACAATATACCAGTTTTAAAACTGAATGCCACCAAAAATTTCAACACAGGAATTTATCCATATTCTGTAATGCAAAGTACGTTCTATCCAGTTTCCAATAATAAACATGCTTTGAAAGTTTCTGCTTCTATACAGGAATGGTGTGGTCATGTGTATGCCCAACTCAACAATCGAGATGATTTTGAGATAATGTCACATTCCTACTTTCAGTCCGAAGCGGACCAAAATTTAACCCTTGACAAAGTAATTACAGAGAATCAAATTTGGACACAACTACGTATTAATCCAAAATCGTTACCAACTGGTAATATCAATGTGCTTCCGTCATTAGAGTTTTTAAGATTAAAACATGTAAAGTTTAAGGCTCTTAAAGCAAATGCTAAATTAGACAATGAAACATACAGCATATATTACCCAAACTTAGACAGAACGTTGACCATTAATTTTACTGAAACCTTCCCGTATGATATTACAGGTTGGGAAGAAACCTATCCAGATGGTTATGGTCAAAACGCAAAAATGCTAACAACCAAAGCAACTAAGATTAAAACTATTAAATCTGCATATTGGGGAAAAAACTATAACACAGATGAAGTCCTAAGAGAAACTCTTGGATTGCAATAA
- a CDS encoding Maf-like protein: protein MLKETLKDYHIILASGSPRRHAFFKSLNLEFEVILKPVEEIYPEVLQREAITDYLSKLKAKPFQSDIKSNTILVTSDTIVWHNNKALGKPKNAQHAFEMIKSMSNATHDVVSSVCFTMQKQQKIVNTTTKVTFKALTDDEIWYYVNNFKPFDKAGAYGIQEWIGAIGITNIQGSYNNVVGLPTHLLYETLNAIAKES from the coding sequence ATGCTGAAAGAAACTCTAAAAGATTACCATATAATTTTAGCATCAGGTTCACCTAGACGCCATGCTTTTTTCAAATCTTTAAATTTAGAATTCGAAGTTATTTTAAAACCTGTTGAGGAAATTTACCCAGAAGTACTTCAACGAGAAGCTATTACAGATTATCTTTCAAAATTAAAGGCAAAACCTTTTCAATCGGATATAAAATCAAATACCATTTTAGTAACAAGCGATACTATTGTCTGGCATAACAACAAAGCCTTAGGAAAACCAAAAAATGCACAACATGCCTTTGAAATGATTAAGTCTATGAGTAATGCTACTCATGATGTTGTTTCTTCAGTATGTTTTACAATGCAAAAGCAACAAAAAATAGTCAATACAACGACTAAGGTTACTTTCAAAGCTTTGACAGATGACGAAATCTGGTACTATGTCAATAACTTCAAACCTTTTGATAAGGCTGGCGCTTATGGTATCCAAGAATGGATTGGTGCCATCGGAATAACTAATATCCAAGGCTCATATAACAATGTTGTAGGTTTGCCTACCCATTTACTTTACGAAACGTTAAATGCTATTGCTAAGGAAAGTTAG
- a CDS encoding geranylgeranylglycerol-phosphate geranylgeranyltransferase, with translation MIHFFKLIRWKNLLLLILTQVLVKYALLEPLRENYGISTALTTMGFAYLVIATVCIAAAGYIINDIEDVEADKINKPEAIIIGKYFSEKTTTYLFIGINILGVLFGYLLSTGIGKPSFFMIFVLASALLYVYSTYLKSITLIGNITVAALVSLSILLVGLFDLTPMVTKANQSTQLFFFDLIKDYAIFAFMLSLLREIVKDIEDIDGDHKMGIKSLPILLGRHRATKLTFILSLIPLMVIVFYMSNNLYKQPLAMGYVLLLIIAPLIFTTIKLYTAKDKNDYKLISTILKIVMLTGVLSLLLFQFILLK, from the coding sequence ATGATTCACTTTTTTAAACTCATTAGGTGGAAAAATCTTCTGCTTTTAATTTTGACTCAAGTTTTAGTCAAATATGCACTTCTCGAACCTTTAAGAGAAAACTATGGTATAAGTACAGCGTTAACAACTATGGGCTTTGCTTATCTAGTGATTGCCACTGTTTGCATTGCTGCAGCTGGATATATAATTAATGACATAGAAGATGTTGAGGCCGATAAAATTAATAAGCCTGAAGCTATAATCATTGGTAAATACTTTTCAGAAAAAACCACTACTTATCTTTTTATTGGGATAAACATCTTAGGTGTACTTTTTGGTTATTTGCTATCTACAGGAATTGGAAAACCGTCATTTTTTATGATTTTTGTCCTAGCTTCTGCGCTATTGTATGTTTATTCAACTTACTTAAAAAGCATAACGCTTATAGGTAATATCACTGTAGCTGCACTCGTTAGTTTAAGCATTCTACTAGTTGGACTTTTTGATTTAACACCAATGGTTACAAAAGCTAATCAATCTACACAGCTTTTCTTTTTTGACTTAATTAAAGATTATGCCATTTTTGCTTTTATGCTCAGTTTATTAAGAGAAATTGTTAAGGATATTGAAGATATTGATGGTGACCACAAAATGGGAATTAAAAGTTTACCAATCTTATTAGGACGACATCGTGCTACAAAATTGACGTTTATACTATCCTTGATTCCGTTGATGGTTATTGTCTTTTACATGTCTAATAATCTTTACAAACAACCACTTGCTATGGGTTATGTTTTGCTTTTGATTATTGCACCTTTAATATTTACAACTATTAAATTATATACAGCAAAGGACAAAAATGACTATAAACTTATTAGTACTATTTTAAAAATAGTTATGCTCACAGGTGTTTTATCGCTGTTGTTGTTTCAATTTATTTTACTTAAATAA
- a CDS encoding KdsC family phosphatase, protein MDNKSYKEYLNDITTFIFDVDGVLTDGSVTVTTDGEMLRTMNIKDGFALKTAIDAGYNVCIISGGSNEGVRKRLSGLGIKDIYLGAHNKIEQLNDYFSKRGITQNQTLYMGDDIPDFPVMKIVALPCCPQDAVQEIKSVSKYISHKNGGKGAVRDVIEQVLKVQGKWNGNFNAKYD, encoded by the coding sequence ATGGATAATAAAAGCTACAAAGAATACCTAAACGATATCACTACTTTTATTTTTGACGTGGATGGTGTGTTAACAGACGGTTCGGTTACTGTAACTACTGATGGCGAAATGCTAAGAACCATGAATATAAAAGACGGTTTTGCTCTAAAAACCGCAATAGATGCTGGCTATAATGTATGTATTATATCTGGCGGTTCTAACGAAGGTGTTCGTAAAAGACTGAGTGGCTTAGGTATAAAAGATATTTATTTGGGTGCGCACAATAAAATCGAGCAACTAAACGACTACTTTAGCAAAAGAGGAATAACACAAAACCAAACCTTATACATGGGAGATGATATACCCGATTTTCCAGTCATGAAAATAGTAGCGTTACCTTGTTGCCCTCAAGATGCTGTACAAGAGATAAAAAGTGTTTCAAAGTATATTTCTCATAAAAACGGTGGTAAAGGTGCTGTCCGAGATGTTATCGAACAAGTACTTAAAGTTCAGGGTAAATGGAATGGTAATTTTAATGCTAAATACGATTAA
- a CDS encoding Rossmann-like and DUF2520 domain-containing protein, translated as MISVVLLGAGNVASHLYKGFSASKNINVSQWYNRSYETIKSFKNETEVIDDLSQLKEADIYILAVSDDAISNLSEALPFENRFIVHTSGTVSMYDLEKKNKRGVFYPLQSFSKDADIDFSKVPFCIETEDKSKMQMLKDLANSLGSKFFKVTTEQRKTLHVAAVFINNFTNQMYRIAHEISDKENIEFDLLKPLILETANKVQDMSPYLAQTGPAKRNDKKTLKKHLKLIDNEEHQEIYKLMTKSIQKTHGIKYRFDIKRKKNNG; from the coding sequence ATGATTTCAGTTGTATTACTCGGAGCTGGCAATGTAGCTTCTCACTTATATAAAGGCTTTTCAGCTTCAAAAAATATCAATGTTTCTCAATGGTATAATCGTTCATACGAGACTATAAAAAGTTTTAAAAATGAAACTGAAGTTATCGATGATTTATCGCAACTAAAAGAAGCAGATATTTATATTTTGGCTGTAAGTGATGATGCTATTTCGAATCTTTCTGAAGCACTACCCTTCGAAAACCGTTTTATTGTTCACACTTCTGGTACTGTAAGCATGTACGATTTGGAAAAGAAAAATAAACGTGGTGTTTTTTACCCATTACAAAGTTTCTCAAAAGATGCAGATATAGATTTCTCAAAAGTTCCTTTTTGTATTGAGACTGAAGATAAATCCAAGATGCAAATGCTAAAAGATTTAGCAAATTCACTAGGAAGTAAATTTTTTAAAGTCACAACAGAACAACGTAAAACGCTTCATGTTGCGGCAGTTTTTATTAATAACTTTACAAATCAAATGTACCGCATCGCTCACGAAATAAGTGATAAGGAAAATATTGAATTTGATTTATTAAAGCCTTTGATTTTGGAAACCGCTAATAAGGTACAAGACATGTCACCATATTTGGCGCAGACTGGACCAGCTAAACGCAACGATAAAAAGACTTTAAAAAAACATTTGAAACTTATTGATAACGAAGAACACCAAGAAATTTATAAATTGATGACCAAATCAATTCAAAAAACTCATGGTATTAAGTACCGCTTTGACATAAAACGCAAAAAAAATAATGGATAA
- a CDS encoding group III truncated hemoglobin, whose product MEKSDIKTREDIHLLVSSFYKKVRKDHVLGPFFNDTIKDWDAHFEHLTTFWESSLFLKTKFNGNPLEAHVKVDADNNNSITELHFGLWLNLWFQTIDELFKGDYAENAKRRARKMGTFLYLKIFEARHS is encoded by the coding sequence ATGGAAAAGTCGGATATCAAAACACGAGAAGATATACATTTGCTAGTGTCTTCATTTTATAAAAAAGTTAGAAAAGACCATGTCTTAGGTCCTTTTTTTAATGATACCATTAAAGATTGGGATGCACATTTTGAACATTTGACTACATTTTGGGAATCTAGTTTATTTTTAAAAACAAAATTTAATGGAAACCCATTAGAAGCTCATGTAAAAGTCGATGCAGACAATAACAATAGTATTACCGAATTGCATTTTGGATTGTGGTTAAACTTGTGGTTTCAGACTATTGATGAATTATTTAAAGGCGATTACGCCGAAAACGCTAAACGACGTGCACGTAAAATGGGAACTTTTCTGTATTTAAAAATATTTGAAGCACGTCATAGCTGA
- the mscL gene encoding large conductance mechanosensitive channel protein MscL, producing MKLLKEFKEFAVKGNMMDMAIGIIIGAAFNKVIDVLAKQVLLPPLSLLSDGSNFESQKLVLRDEVLGADGNAIITEVAVAYGQLLEVFLDFIIIGFTVFIVVKFMNRLKRKAQDTKDVTVVTPKDIELLSNLNELMEEQNALLRAQKSS from the coding sequence ATGAAACTACTAAAAGAATTTAAAGAATTTGCAGTTAAAGGAAATATGATGGATATGGCTATAGGTATCATTATTGGAGCAGCTTTCAATAAAGTTATAGATGTATTGGCCAAACAAGTCTTATTACCGCCACTTTCACTGTTATCTGATGGTTCAAATTTCGAATCTCAAAAATTAGTACTTCGGGATGAGGTTTTGGGCGCTGATGGAAATGCCATTATCACAGAAGTAGCTGTTGCTTATGGTCAACTTTTAGAAGTGTTTTTGGACTTTATAATTATTGGATTTACCGTTTTTATTGTTGTAAAATTTATGAATAGACTAAAACGTAAAGCTCAAGACACCAAGGATGTAACCGTTGTAACCCCTAAAGATATTGAGTTGTTGTCCAATTTAAATGAATTAATGGAGGAACAAAATGCGCTTTTAAGAGCTCAGAAATCTTCATAA
- the ccsA gene encoding cytochrome c biogenesis protein CcsA has translation MQKKIANFLFSTRLTAVLFIVFAVAMATGTLLDRNMDTSPTPYTRQLIYNAWWFEAIMVFFLINFLGNIKRYRLWRKEKWATLILHLSWILIIIGAGVTRYIGYEGAMPIREGETSNQMLSLKTYIQGRIIGDYVYKGNLVQYNIEEEVDFSPRLNNDFEETFDYGGTEVSVKLKDYIIGAEKDIIPNDDGKSYLKIVEAGNGKPHNHFLEEGQVQSIHNILFSLNKFQKGAINITNTDDGVFINSPYDGEYLTMATMQQGKLVKDSLQRLALRSRYVIENMQIVFPKPVVKGEFGVVKKSKILKNDEDGLILDVTANGETKEVGLIGGKGTYGGLETFKVGGLDIEMLYGSKIIELPFQVKLNDFIAEKYPGTTNVPKSFESKVTVVDSETEDFDYRIYMNHVLDHKGYRFFQSGYDPDEKGTILSVNHDMWGTYITYAGYLLLYFGLMAIMLSKNTRFDELRKQLEKLKKKKAKILTILVLCFGLFGFSQEHSADNGHDHSVQNQRPLKAQLDSILKANITPKEHADKFAKMVIQDSRGRMMPMHTFSSEVLRKLSKSDTYEGLEATQILLSIQESSQLWYNMPIIYLAKRKADTIRTIIGLDTSKKYASLLDFINPDGTNKLEPYLEDAFSATIPNGSQKEIKMAYERLSLLSDLIEGRSLKIFPVPNDENNTWISSYEYKAGRFKDEIKKTDSLYGNFVKNGFSYYLMTLNNAKQKNDFTNADKLLRDFKATQKKFGISVMLSDEKVKTEIAYNKYDIFKKLFSWYMYASTLLFIFIIWQILKSRSKILDVLTKVFVGVVIFLFLIHTGGLITRWYLSGHAPWSDAYESMIYVAWATMLFGLLFGRKSKLTIAASAFVVSMVLMIAHWSWMDPAIGNLQPVLQGYWLMIHVSVIVGSYGPFAIGMILGLVALFLMIITTKENKERMKLNVKELTIINELALTVGLVMLTIGNFLGGMWANESWGRYWGWDPKETWALISIMFYAFVIHMRLVPGLRSKWLYNLLSVLTFASIMMTYFGVNFYLSGLHAYASGDKIISFQFIAIALGCIGVIAFFAYRKYKRHY, from the coding sequence ATGCAAAAGAAAATCGCCAATTTCCTGTTTTCCACTAGACTTACAGCCGTTTTATTTATTGTTTTTGCCGTAGCCATGGCTACCGGCACCTTACTAGACCGTAATATGGATACATCTCCTACGCCATATACGCGTCAGTTAATATATAACGCATGGTGGTTTGAAGCCATCATGGTATTTTTTCTAATTAATTTTTTAGGTAATATAAAAAGATACCGTTTGTGGCGTAAAGAAAAATGGGCAACATTAATTTTACACTTATCATGGATATTAATTATTATCGGCGCTGGTGTGACCCGATATATAGGTTACGAAGGTGCAATGCCTATTAGAGAAGGCGAAACTTCCAACCAAATGTTATCCCTTAAAACCTATATTCAAGGTCGTATAATTGGAGATTATGTATATAAAGGCAATTTAGTTCAGTATAATATAGAAGAAGAAGTAGATTTTTCTCCGCGATTAAATAACGATTTTGAAGAAACTTTTGATTATGGAGGTACTGAAGTCTCAGTTAAGCTAAAAGATTATATTATTGGAGCTGAAAAGGATATCATTCCTAATGATGATGGTAAATCTTATTTAAAGATAGTTGAAGCAGGAAACGGAAAACCTCACAACCATTTCTTAGAAGAAGGTCAAGTACAAAGCATTCATAACATTCTGTTTTCTTTAAATAAATTTCAAAAAGGAGCCATTAATATTACAAATACTGATGATGGTGTTTTTATAAATTCTCCTTATGATGGCGAGTATTTGACTATGGCTACAATGCAACAAGGCAAATTAGTTAAAGATAGTTTGCAACGTTTAGCGCTACGTTCTCGTTATGTTATAGAAAATATGCAAATTGTATTTCCTAAGCCTGTCGTTAAAGGTGAGTTTGGAGTGGTTAAGAAATCTAAAATCTTAAAGAATGATGAAGATGGACTAATTTTGGATGTAACCGCTAATGGTGAAACTAAAGAAGTTGGATTAATAGGAGGAAAAGGAACTTATGGTGGATTAGAAACTTTTAAAGTCGGTGGTTTAGATATTGAGATGCTTTATGGATCAAAAATTATAGAGTTACCGTTTCAAGTAAAACTAAATGATTTCATTGCTGAAAAATATCCAGGTACAACAAACGTCCCAAAATCATTTGAAAGTAAAGTAACTGTTGTAGATAGTGAAACAGAAGATTTTGATTATCGTATCTATATGAATCATGTTTTAGACCATAAGGGTTACCGCTTTTTTCAATCTGGTTATGACCCTGATGAAAAAGGCACCATACTTTCTGTAAACCATGATATGTGGGGAACTTACATTACCTACGCAGGATATTTATTACTCTATTTTGGACTTATGGCTATTATGCTCTCAAAAAATACGCGTTTTGATGAATTAAGAAAGCAACTTGAAAAATTGAAAAAGAAAAAAGCAAAAATCTTGACGATTTTAGTTCTATGTTTTGGTCTTTTTGGATTCTCTCAGGAACATTCTGCTGATAATGGTCATGACCATAGCGTACAGAATCAGCGTCCTTTAAAAGCTCAATTAGATTCAATTTTAAAAGCAAATATAACGCCTAAAGAACACGCAGATAAGTTTGCCAAAATGGTGATTCAGGATAGTCGTGGACGTATGATGCCTATGCATACATTTTCTTCGGAGGTGTTGCGTAAGCTGAGTAAGAGTGATACATACGAAGGCTTAGAAGCAACTCAGATATTATTATCTATCCAAGAAAGTTCGCAGCTTTGGTATAATATGCCGATTATTTATTTGGCAAAACGAAAAGCAGATACCATTCGTACAATAATTGGTTTAGATACTTCAAAAAAGTATGCAAGCTTATTAGATTTTATTAATCCTGATGGTACTAATAAACTAGAGCCTTATTTAGAAGACGCATTTAGTGCAACTATACCTAATGGGTCACAAAAGGAAATTAAAATGGCTTACGAGCGATTAAGTCTGCTTTCGGATTTGATAGAAGGGCGTTCTCTTAAAATATTTCCTGTTCCTAATGACGAAAACAATACATGGATATCGTCTTATGAATACAAAGCTGGTCGTTTTAAAGACGAAATCAAAAAAACGGATTCATTGTACGGTAATTTTGTCAAAAATGGATTCAGTTACTATTTAATGACTTTAAATAATGCGAAGCAAAAAAATGATTTCACTAACGCTGACAAATTACTTAGAGACTTTAAAGCCACTCAAAAAAAATTCGGAATCTCAGTTATGCTATCTGACGAAAAAGTAAAAACTGAAATTGCTTACAATAAGTACGATATTTTTAAGAAGTTGTTCAGTTGGTACATGTATGCAAGTACATTGCTTTTCATTTTTATTATCTGGCAAATTTTAAAATCCAGGAGTAAAATTTTAGATGTTTTGACTAAGGTTTTTGTGGGTGTAGTTATTTTCCTTTTTTTAATTCACACTGGTGGATTGATTACACGTTGGTATTTATCTGGTCATGCACCATGGAGTGATGCTTACGAATCTATGATTTATGTCGCTTGGGCTACGATGTTATTTGGTCTATTGTTTGGACGTAAAAGTAAATTGACTATTGCGGCTTCGGCATTTGTAGTTTCTATGGTATTAATGATAGCGCATTGGAGTTGGATGGATCCTGCAATTGGGAATCTACAACCTGTTTTGCAAGGTTATTGGTTAATGATACATGTATCTGTAATTGTAGGTAGTTATGGACCATTTGCAATCGGAATGATTTTAGGACTTGTTGCTCTTTTCTTGATGATTATTACCACTAAAGAGAATAAAGAGCGAATGAAGCTTAACGTAAAAGAACTCACAATCATTAATGAATTAGCGTTGACTGTAGGTTTAGTAATGTTGACGATAGGAAACTTTCTCGGTGGTATGTGGGCTAACGAAAGTTGGGGACGCTATTGGGGTTGGGACCCAAAAGAAACTTGGGCTTTAATTAGTATAATGTTTTATGCTTTTGTCATACACATGCGATTAGTGCCAGGATTAAGAAGTAAATGGTTATATAATTTATTATCTGTTCTTACATTCGCAAGTATTATGATGACGTATTTTGGTGTTAACTTTTATTTATCAGGGCTTCATGCTTACGCTAGTGGTGATAAAATCATAAGTTTTCAGTTTATAGCTATTGCGTTAGGATGTATTGGAGTCATAGCCTTTTTTGCCTATAGAAAATACAAACGACATTACTAG
- a CDS encoding alkyl hydroperoxide reductase: MQLTLRLAAIYNILWGTWVVLFPNHFFDLVGMEPLNHPMVWQGMGMVIGVYGLGYWWASYNPMKHWPVVAVGFLGKIFGPLGFIFNYIKGDVPFEFIYTLFTNDFIWWIPFFLILKKVHADYKWQLK, translated from the coding sequence ATGCAACTCACATTACGTCTAGCAGCAATTTATAACATCCTTTGGGGTACTTGGGTCGTTTTATTTCCTAATCACTTTTTTGACCTTGTAGGTATGGAACCTTTGAATCATCCAATGGTTTGGCAAGGCATGGGAATGGTAATTGGCGTTTATGGTCTTGGATATTGGTGGGCATCTTATAACCCAATGAAACATTGGCCAGTAGTAGCTGTAGGGTTTTTAGGAAAGATTTTTGGTCCTCTTGGTTTTATTTTTAATTATATAAAAGGAGACGTTCCTTTTGAATTTATCTACACTTTATTTACCAATGACTTTATTTGGTGGATACCTTTCTTCTTAATCTTGAAAAAAGTACATGCGGATTATAAATGGCAATTAAAGTGA